One Phoenix dactylifera cultivar Barhee BC4 chromosome 8, palm_55x_up_171113_PBpolish2nd_filt_p, whole genome shotgun sequence genomic window carries:
- the LOC103708224 gene encoding uncharacterized protein LOC103708224, producing the protein MDRSAHPSRAPSVSGSAIQSPSSSLFREFPVSETPPPAQSGNSLLPIQPSLGSSSFSHPLSLRPFAEGLPGGSPIDPHGVPSDEALDEDVADGELDPLSGSARVRSCDVYLSFTGRRVSLFRLVKWLRAELEMQGVMCFISDRRRCKDACAHSIAREAMEAAAFGVVVITCRSLSNAYSMEEMRIFLERKKLVPIFFGLSQGDCIARDIVHRRGELWERFGGDLWTAYGGLENEWKEVVNGLSRAELKWEVNAGNYRDSIMDVLLLLGKGLGRTSVIEKVNRWREMVAKELPFCRNLHFVGRKRELMELEMLLFGDVKGKHHDDYIEISTRTRHRRKMTGGSSRRDRIAKENEETRSKGKEPSMWKENENDIEMEGIGSGERPLRLGRKCSATHLLYGKGVACVSGDSGIGKTELLLEFAYRFSQRYKMILWVGGEARYLRQNFMKLLPLLGVDVHMDNELSPERNGPRSFEDIEEEAIRKVRKELMRDIPFLLVIDNLEREKDWWDGRNVMELLPRFGGETHVLISTRLPRILNIEPLRLPCLSGSEAMSLMKGSLRDLKTEEADALRIFEEKLDRLPLGLSLVGAILSELPTTPSKLLDSINRLPFGEHTWSGEDLILRHNPFLVQLLDVCFATLDQAEKPDKLATKMVQASYWFAPSVIPIPMLVRAACETSRSHHGSQFWRSCLPVSSCNWMMSKAQTSKADASSMLVRFRLARRSTKNGYISFHDIIKLYAHKKGDGGIARSVIQAISTEGSLLQHSDHIWAACLLLFKFGRDPVAVNLSTHDLLSFIRRFVVPLAYHTFTRYSWSSAVMELLRLCTETLEALEDSFLVEVDNTRNNSSSMRRPKGQSSIHSDPLLYQDLAHLRAMLLETRAKFMLKGGQYDIGEQLCRTAVSIKEVIYGWDHPETQATRETLEQLMRNRDLWL; encoded by the exons ATGGACCGCTCGGCACACCCTTCTCGCGCCCCATCGGTCTCCGGCTCGGCCATCCAGTCCCCATCGTCGTCATTATTCCGCGAATTCCCCGTATCCGAGACCCCGCCTCCTGCCCAATCAGGAAATTCTCTCTTGCCCATTCAACCATCCTTGGGTTCGTCCTCTTTCTCCCATCCGCTTTCTTTGAGGCCTTTCGCCGAGGGGCTTCCGGGCGGTTCGCCGATCGACCCTCATGGGGTCCCCTCCGATGAAGCCTTGGATGAGGATGTTGCCGATGGGGAGCTTGACCCCTTATCTGGCTCTGCTAGAGTCCGGAGCTGTGATGTGTATCTCAGCTTCACCGGTCGGAGGGTGTCGCTCTTTCGTCTTGTGAAGTGGCTCCGTGCCGAGCTGGAGATGCAAGGGGTGATGTGCTTCATCTCGGACCGGCGCAGATGCAAGGATGCTTGTGCGCATAGCATTGCTAGAGAGGCGATGGAGGCAGCGGCCTTCGGAGTGGTGGTTATCACCTGCAGGTCCTTGTCGAATGCTTATAGCATGGAGGAGATGAGAATTTTcttagaaagaaagaagctgGTGCCAATCTTCTTTGGGCTTTCTCAAGGTGACTGCATAGCGAGGGATATAGTTCATCGGAGGGGAGAGTTGTGGGAGAGGTTTGGTGGTGATCTTTGGACAGCATATGGTGGCTTGGAGAACGAATGGAAAGAGGTGGTGAATGGACTTTCTCGGGCGGAGCTAAAGTGGGAAGTGAATGCTGGCAACTATAGGGACAGTATCATGGATGTGCTTCTTCTTCTAGGAAAGGGATTAGGAAGGACGTCTGTGATAGAGAAGGTGAACAGATGGAGGGAGATGGTAGCCAAGGAACTCCCTTTCTGTCGGAATCTTCATTTCGtcggaagaaagagagagcttATGGAACTTGAGATGCTATTGTTTGGAGATGTCAAAGGCAAGCATCATGATGATTATATCGAGATAAGTACTCGTACTAGGCATAGAAGGAAGATGACAGGGGGGAGTAGCAGAAGAGATAGAATAGCAAAAGAGAATGAGGAGACGCGGAGCAAAGGTAAGGAACCATCTATGTGGAAAGAAAATGAGAATGATATAGAAATGGAAGGCATTGGGAGTGGGGAGAGACCTCTGAGGCTTGGAAGGAAGTGTAGTGCAACGCACTTGTTGTATGGCAAGGGTGTTGCATGTGTATCTGGTGACTCTGGCATCGGGAAGACTGAGCTCTTGCTCGAGTTTGCATATAGATTCTCTCAGAGATACAAAATGATATTATGGGTTGGTGGAGAAGCGAGATATCTCCGCCAGAATTTTATGAAATTACTGcctttacttggagtcgatgTCCACATGGACAATGAGCTTTCTCCAGAAAGAAACGGGCCAAGGAGCTTTGAGGATATAGAAGAGGAAGCTATCCGCAAAGTGCGCAAAGAGCTCATGAGAGACATACCTTTCCTTCTAGTGATTGATAACTTGGAACGCGAGAAAGACTGGTGGGATGGGAGGAACGTGATGGAGCTTCTCCCTCGTTTCGGTGGGGAGACCCATGTTTTAATCTCCACCAGGCTGCCTCGGATACTAAACATCGAGCCTCTGAGACTGCCATGCTTGTCTGGTTCAGAGGCAATGTCTCTAATGAAGGGAAGCTTGAGAGACCTTAAAACTGAAGAAGCTGATGCTCTGAGGATCTTTGAAGAGAAACTGGATAGACTACCTCTAGGTCTCTCCCTAGTTGGGGCAATTCTTTCCGAGCTTCCGACCACTCCATCCAAACTTCTAGACTCGATAAATAGATTACCATTCGGTGAACATACATGGAGTGGAGAAGATCTTATTCTGAGACACAACCCTTTCCTTGTCCAACTTCTAGATGTTTGCTTTGCCACGTTAGATCAAGCAGAGAAGCCTGACAAATTGGCAACAAAGATGGTGCAGGCCAGTTACTGGTTTGCCCCTTCGGTGATCCCAATTCCTATGTTGGTTCGTGCTGCATGCGAGACATCCAGATCGCATCATGGCAGCCAGTTTTGGAGGAGCTGCCTACCTGTGAGCTCTTGCAACTGGATGATGTCAAAGGCACAAACCTCAAAGGCTGATGCCTCATCTATGCTGGTAAGATTTCGACTAGCAAGGAGAAGTACCAAAAATGGTTATATCTCTTTCCACGACATTATTAAGCTCTATGCCCATAAAAAAGGTGATGGTGGAATTGCTAGATCTGTGATCCAGGCAATCAGCACTGAAGGGTCTCTCCTGCAGCACTCAGATCATATTTGGGCAGCATGCTTACTGCTATTCAAATTTGGCAGAGATCCAGTGGCTGTCAATCTTTCAACTCATGATCTGTTATCATTTATCAGACGGTTTGTTGTTCCCCTTGCCTACCacacttttacaagatattCATGGAGCAGTGCTGTTATGGAGCTCCTGCGCCTGTGTACTGAAACACTAGAAGCTCTGGAGGACTCTTTCCTCGTTGAAGTCGACAATACTCGAAATAATTCTTCATCCATGAGGAGACCTAAGGGTCAATCATCTATACACTCAGATCCACTACTTTATCAGGATCTTGCACATCTGAGAGCGATGCTTTTGGAGACAAGAGCAAAGTTTATGCTGAAAGGTGGGCAGTATGACATAGGGGAGCAGCTTTGCAGGACAGCTGTTAGCATCAAAGAGGTTATTTACGGTTGGGACCATCCAGAGACACAGGCTACTCGTGAAACATTGGAGCAGCTCATGAG GAACCGAGATTTATGGTTGTAG
- the LOC103707028 gene encoding putative disease resistance protein RGA1: protein MAEAAAIAVASPILKLVIEKLGSRFWEELGLARSVNTDIERLQSVLTTIGDVLDDAERRSIGDKALNGWLRKLKDAAFDADDVVDEFRYEALRRRIQRRSQLVGKVSDFFSPDNQIAFRRKMAHKIKRINKRLGEIAEERSKFHLAEGSTSRRTLDRETFSVVIESEVYGRGEDREKIVNFLVSADDKSDVLVLPIVGLGGIGKTTLAQLAYNDQRIKEHFDLTSWVCVSDDFSIKAIIKNIIECEASNLEAAQRQLQTKLGGRRFLLVLDDVWNEDEAEWERLKTLLRCGKHGSKIITTTRSDVVARIMGTVAPHRLQSLTSADCWTLFKHRAFGPGREEETPRLVDIGKEIVEKCKGLPLAAKALGSLMSSGRGEEEWLHVRDSELWRLPVNENSILPALQLSYDHLPSNLKQCFAYCSVFPKDYEIERKKLIQLWIVEGFIQTSDGDMLEEEVGNRYFNSLLWRSFFQDAEKDDRNNITTCKMHDLVHDLACSIAGDESSITKVGMKRSIPHGCRYSSILYHYSMSSTALKAAFEAKKLRSLISLNRPWIGIHQEFAIHTMSSLTHLRALDLSGANIKELPCTISKLKHLRHLDLSWTSIEALPGSITELHNLRALNLAYCDALKSLPEGMSSMSSLRHLDIHGCRRLICMPRWLGRLTNLQTMAKFIAGKERGRTISELEHLNLVGGDLEITNLDNVQDPLEATKADLASKTNLQSLVLTWNIDSYMESAASPVSEVEEVLERLQPHSNLKSLYISWYPGIKFPTWMTRMELATSPIRNVVNITLLHIHRCEYLPALGRLPLLEILHMEGIGVEFYRDGGIFPSLRDLSMYWLPNLEEWSAEATAAGKSVMAFPRLEKFTLLGCPKLRVAPRVPPSVVEGFYRG, encoded by the coding sequence ATGGCAGAAGCAGCAGCAATAGCAGTTGCCTCTCCCATTCTGAAACTCGTGATCGAGAAGCTGGGTTCTAGATTCTGGGAAGAGCTGGGATTGGCGCGGAGCGTCAACACTGACATCGAGAGGCTGCAGAGCGTGCTGACGACGATCGGCGATGTACTCGATGATGCCGAGAGGAGATCCATCGGCGACAAAGCTCTGAATGGTTGGCTGAGGAAGCTCAAGGATGCAGCTTTCGATGCCGACGACGTGGTGGATGAGTTCCGGTACGAAGCCCTGCGACGAAGGATCCAGAGACGCAGCCAGCTGGTCGGAAAGGTAAGCGACTTCTTCTCTCCtgacaaccaaattgcttttcgCCGAAAGATGGCTCACAAGATAAAAAGGATCAATAAGAGATTGGGCGAGATCGCGGAAGAGAGGTCAAAATTCCATCTGGCAGAGGGATCCACCTCAAGAAGGACTCTCGATCGAGAGACCTTCTCAGTTGTGATTGAGTCCGAGGTTTATGGACGAGGTGAAGACAGAGAGAAGATCGTAAATTTCTTGGTCAGTGCAGATGATAAAAGCGATGTCTTGGTGCTTCCAATAGTTGGATTGGGCGGAATTGGGAAGACCACACTTGCCCAGCTAGCTTATAATGATCAGCGCATAAAAGAGCACTTTGATCTTACATCGTGGGTATGTGTTTCTGATGATTTTAGCATCAAggcaattattaaaaatattattgagTGTGAAGCATCAAACTTGGAAGCTGCACAGCGCCAGCTGCAGACGAAACTGGGTGGGAGGAGATTCTTGCTTGTTCTGGACGATGTCTGGAATGAGGATGAAGCAGAGTGGGAGAGACTGAAGACCTTACTGAGATGTGGCAAGCATGGAAGCAAGATCATAACTACAACACGAAGCGATGTGGTTGCCAGGATCATGGGAACGGTGGCTCCGCACAGATTGCAAAGCTTGACATCCGCTGACTGCTGGACTCTGTTCAAGCACAGAGCATTTGGGccaggaagagaggaagagactcCAAGGTTGGTTGATATTGGAAAGGAGATCGTTGAAAAATGTAAGGGCTTGCCCTTGGCTGCAAAGGCTCTCGGAAGTCTAATGAGCTCTggaagaggggaggaggagtGGTTGCATGTCAGAGATAGCGAACTATGGAGATTGCCTGTAAACGAGAATAGTATATTACCAGCACTTCAATTGAGTTATGATCATTTGCCTTCTAATTTAAAGCAATGTTTTGCTTATTGTTCGGTATTTCCAAAAGATTATGAAATTGAAAGGAAGAAACTGATTCAGCTGTGGATTGTTGAAGGTTTCATCCAAACATCGGATGGTGATATGCTTGAAGAGGAAGTTGGCAACCGATACTTCAATAGCTTGTTGTGGAGATCCTTTTTTCAGGATGCGGAAAAAGATGACCGTAACAACATAACTACATGTAAGATGCATGACTTGGTGCATGATCTTGCGTGTTCTATCGCAGGAGATGAGTCCTCGATCACAAAGGTGGGCATGAAGAGAAGCATTCCGCATGGATGTCGGTACTCATCAATTCTTTATCACTATTCCATGTCGTCGACGGCTTTAAAGGCAGCTTTTGAAGCAAAGAAACTTAGATCACTTATTTCATTGAATCGGCCGTGGATTGGTATTCATCAAGAATTTGCCATCCATACGATGTCATCCCTTACTCATCTCCGTGCATTAGATCTATCTGGAGCTAACATCAAAGAGTTGCCCTGCACAATCAGCAAATTAAAACATCTCAGGCACCTTGATTTGTCATGGACTTCTATTGAAGCTTTACCTGGCTCGATTACCGAGCTTCACAACTTGCGGGCTTTGAACCTCGCATATTGTGATGCACTAAAAAGTTTGCCCGAGGGAATGAGTAGTATGAGCAGCCTCAGACACCTAGACATCCATGGATGTAGGAGATTGATTTGCATGCCCCGTTGGTTGGGCCGGTTGACTAACCTCCAAACAATGGCCAAGTTTATCGCTGGCAAAGAGCGTGGACGTACTATTTCCGAGTTGGAGCACCTAAATTTGGTCGGTGGTGACCTTGAAATCACGAACCTTGACAATGTGCAGGATCCATTGGAAGCCACGAAAGCAGACCTGGCATCGAAGACAAACCTGCAATCGTTGGTTCTGACGTGGAACATTGACTCATATATGGAATCGGCAGCATCCCCTGTGTCAGAGGTGGAGGAAGTACTTGAGAGGCTCCAGCCTCACTCTAATCTAAAGAGCCTATATATTTCTTGGTATCCAGGTATCAAGTTCCCAACTTGGATGACAAGAATGGAGCTAGCAACGTCACCGATCCGCAATGTAGTTAACATCACGCTGCTGCATATCCACAGATGTGAGTATCTTCCAGCGCTTGGTCGCTTGCCTCTTCTTGAAATACTCCATATGGAGGGAATCGGAGTGGAGTTTTATAGGGATGGAGGTATATTTCCCTCGTTACGAGACCTCTCTATGTACTGGTTGCCTAATTTGGAGGAATGGTCTGCAGAGGCAACGGCAGCGGGTAAATCGGTGATGGCATTCCCCCGTCTTGAAAAGTTTACTCTACTCGGATGCCCCAAATTGAGGGTAGCACCACGTGTCCCACCGTCAGTCGTGGAGGGTTTCTATCGAGGGTGA
- the LOC103706964 gene encoding putative disease resistance protein RGA4 has protein sequence MSEMVVVKRIGEEFYGDDGSSAFPSLQELYLTDMPNLEEWQIEPMSAGRKMASFPCLIELSIDSCPILMVHPGIPCFVEDLTIVESNEMLLSAGNLAGLSQLKMLEIQNCEVSSSSGWWDGLQYLTALEELRISECDELTCLPEGIMYLPSLHTLDLDENKNLMSLEGGGRKPQQPTPFFPALQDLEIQGTDTLAALPEWVGGLTSLQNLLITECPYLAMLPDGLQHLTALQKLDISDLPQLTMLPDGLQHLTALQKLEISDLPQLTMLPDGLRHLTALQVLHIYDCPQLAMLPDGLRHLTALQELHIASCPQLAMLPDGLQHLSALRDLCITSCPQLVMLPDGLQHLTALQYLRIGECPQLARRCKREIGEDWHKIAHIPNVKFWPLKEDGEESGKRRTFVAKFLSQLGCARCMGHS, from the coding sequence ATGTCTGAAATGGTTGTTGTGAAGAGAATCGGAGAGGAGTTTTATGGGGATGATGGCAGCAGTGCATTCCCATCGCTACAGGAGTTGTATTTAACTGACATGCCCAATTTGGAGGAATGGCAAATAGAACCAATGTCAGCAGGAAGAAAGATGGCATCCTTCCCTTGCCTTATTGAATTGAGTATAGATTCATGCCCCATATTAATGGTGCATCCAGGTATCCCATGCTTTGTGGAGGATCTTACAATAGTGGAGAGCAATGAGATGCTCTTATCAGCAGGGAACCTTGCAGGGTTGTCCCAACTTAAAATGCTCGAAATTCAGAACTGTGAAGTATCATCATCTTCTGGGTGGTGGGATGGGCTGCAATACCTCACCGCCCTTGAGGAGCTACGAATTTCGGAATGTGATGAGCTCACTTGTCTGCCTGAGGGTATTATGTACCTGCCCTCACTCCATACCCTTGATTTAGACGAAAACAAAAATTTGATGAGTCTagaggggggaggaaggaagccacagcaGCCCACCCCCTTCTTCCCTGCACTACAAGATCTAGAAATACAAGGAACCGACACGTTAGCTGCTTTGCCAGAGTGGGTAGGAGGCCTCACATCCCTCCAAAATCTATTAATTACGGAATGTCCCTACCTTGCAATGCTGCCAGATGGCCTGCAACACCTCACCGCACTCCAAAAGCTGGATATCTCTGACTTGCCCCAGCTGACAATGCTGCCAGATGGCCTGCAACACCTAACCGCACTCCAGAAGCTGGAAATCTCCGACTTGCCCCAGCTGACAATGCTGCCAGATGGCCTGCGACACCTCACCGCACTCCAAGTACTGCATATCTACGACTGCCCCCAGCTGGCAATGCTGCCAGATGGCCTGCGACACCTCACCGCACTCCAAGAGCTGCATATCGCCTCCTGCCCCCAACTGGCAATGCTGCCAGATGGCTTGCAACACCTCTCCGCACTCCGAGATTTGTGTATCACTTCCTGCCCCCAGCTAGTAATGTTGCCAGATGGCCTACAACACCTAACTGCACTCCAATACTTGAGGATTGGAGAATGTCCCCAGCTGGCAAGGCGTTGCAAGAGGGAGATAGGTGAGGACTGGCACAAGATTGCTCATATCCCAAATGTCAAGTTCTGGCCGCTGAaagaagatggagaagaaaGCGGTAAACGACGCACCTTCGTTGCGAAATTTCTCAGTCAATTGGGGTGTGCACGCTGCATGGGTCATAGCTAA